One Vulcanisaeta thermophila DNA segment encodes these proteins:
- a CDS encoding 50S ribosomal protein L15e, translating to MAKGMYHYLAEAWSGAKDSWLWDLVMKQRLIKWRREPSIVRVEKPTRINKARQYGYKAKQGIIVVRVRVRRGPFNRRRPRSGRRPKRMGVYGITTSKSLQVIAEERATRKHPNMEVIGSYWVGEDGTYVWYEVILVDPNHPAIRSDPDFAWLVGKEDKEGRRRRRLRERQRALIERLRRRAQSTQGSGSQGSTQ from the coding sequence ATGGCAAAGGGAATGTACCATTACCTTGCCGAGGCATGGAGCGGTGCCAAGGATAGCTGGCTTTGGGACTTGGTTATGAAGCAACGATTGATTAAGTGGCGTAGGGAGCCATCCATAGTTAGGGTTGAGAAGCCCACGAGGATTAATAAGGCTAGGCAGTATGGCTATAAGGCTAAGCAGGGCATAATAGTGGTTAGGGTTAGGGTCAGGAGGGGCCCATTCAATAGGAGGAGACCAAGGAGTGGTAGGAGGCCCAAGAGAATGGGTGTTTATGGGATAACCACGAGTAAGAGCCTTCAAGTCATTGCTGAGGAGAGGGCCACCAGGAAGCACCCAAACATGGAGGTCATAGGCTCCTACTGGGTTGGTGAGGATGGCACCTACGTGTGGTATGAGGTGATACTCGTGGACCCCAACCACCCAGCCATAAGGAGTGACCCGGACTTTGCATGGCTCGTGGGTAAGGAGGATAAGGAGGGTCGTAGGAGGAGAAGGCTCAGGGAGAGGCAGAGGGCATTGATAGAGAGGCTTAGGAGGAGGGCTCAGTCAACCCAGGGCAGTGGTAGTCAGGGCAGTACCCAGTAG
- a CDS encoding RNA-binding domain-containing protein — protein sequence MVVRAVPSSMVKLRMEVETYVHATESLDKVINILTNLLGGDVPIIIEVTWGHYGNPIFRIYTVVSDGERITSLLTSICKSLGNRDYLLKTLDSRVEGRDFYLRLDKQGIARGFYMVSDGDDTIRIRLRVEGDVQGFVKRVCGE from the coding sequence GTGGTAGTCAGGGCAGTACCCAGTAGTATGGTTAAGCTTAGAATGGAAGTTGAAACCTACGTACACGCCACAGAGAGCCTGGATAAAGTAATCAACATCCTCACGAACCTACTCGGTGGTGATGTACCCATTATTATTGAGGTCACGTGGGGCCATTACGGAAACCCCATATTCCGCATATACACGGTGGTGAGCGATGGGGAGAGGATCACGTCATTATTAACGTCCATATGCAAATCACTGGGTAATAGGGATTACCTACTAAAGACCCTGGACAGTAGGGTTGAGGGTAGGGATTTCTACCTAAGACTTGATAAGCAGGGCATTGCCAGGGGCTTCTACATGGTTAGTGATGGTGATGACACAATAAGGATTAGGCTCAGGGTTGAGGGTGACGTGCAGGGCTTCGTGAAGAGGGTCTGCGGTGAATGA